One segment of Calypte anna isolate BGI_N300 chromosome 4A, bCalAnn1_v1.p, whole genome shotgun sequence DNA contains the following:
- the NPY1R gene encoding neuropeptide Y receptor type 1 has product MNASVHAPLENISRRLNFSENSQVLQFEDEDCHVPLAMVFTLALAYGTVIILGVSGNLALIVIILKQKEMRNVTNILIVNLSFSDLLVTIMCLPFTFVYTLMDHWIFGEAMCKLNPFVQCASITVSVFSLVLIAIERHQLIINPRGWRPNNRHAYLGIAAIWVLATASSLPFLIYNVLTDEPFRNLTFDEYKDKYVCLDLFPLDTARLSYTTTLLVIQYFGPLCFIFICYLKIYIRLKKRNNMMDKMRDSKYRSSETRRINIMLISIVVAFAVCWLPLTIFNIVFDWNHEILPVATCSHNLLFLICHLTAMISTCVNPIFYGFLNKNFQRDLQFLFQFCNFRSHEEDYETIAMSTMHTDVSKTSLKQTSPVAFKILNSDDDDKI; this is encoded by the exons ATGAATGCTTCGGTTCACGCCCCCCTGGAAAATATTTCCCGTCGCCTGAATTTTTCGGAGAATTCGCAGGTCTTACAGTTTGAAGATGAGGACTGCCATGTTCCTCTGGCCATGGTCTTCACTTTGGCCTTGGCTTATGGGACTGTGATAATTCTGGGAGTCTCTGGGAATCTGGCTCTgattgtaattattttaaaacaaaaggagatGCGCAATGTTACCAACATCCTCATTGTCAATCTGTCCTTTTCCGATCTTTTAGTGACCATCATGTGTCTTCCCTTTACCTTTGTGTATACTTTAATGGACCACTGGATTTTTGGGGAGGCCATGTGCAAATTGAATCCTTTTGTGCAATGTGCCTCGATCACCGTGTCAGTCTTTTCTTTAGTCCTCATTGCTATCGAGCGCCATCAGCTGATCATCAATCCCCGTGGCTGGAGGCCCAACAACAGGCATGCCTACCTTGGGATTGCAGCCATATGGGTCTTAGCCACGGCCTCTTCTCTGCCCTTCTTGATCTATAATGTGTTAACGGATGAACCCTTCAGAAACTTAACATTTGATGAGTATAAGGACAAATACGTGTGTTTGGACCTGTTCcccttggacactgccaggctTTCTTACACCACAACGCTTTTGGTGATTCAGTACTTTGGACCgctttgttttatatttatttgctaCTTAAAG ATATACATACGactaaaaaaaaggaacaacatGATGGACAAGATGAGAGACAGTAAGTACAGATCCTCTGAAACCAGACGGATCAACATCATGCTGATCTCAATAGTTGTCGCATTTGCAGTTTGCTGGCTGCCTCTCACCATCTTCAATATCGTGTTTGATTGGAACCATGAAATTTTGCCCGTGGCTACCTGCAGCCACAACCTCCTGTTCCTGATTTGCCACCTCACTGCAATGATCTCCACCTGCGTGAACCCCATCTTCTATGGTTTTCTCAATAAGAACTTCCAAAGGGACTTGcagtttttgtttcagttttgtaaTTTCCGCTCCCATGAGGAGGATTATGAGACTATAGCCATGTCCACCATGCACACAGATGTTTCAAAAACCTCTTTAAAGCAGACAAGCCcagttgcatttaaaatattaaatagtgatgatgatgacaaaatataa
- the NPY5R gene encoding neuropeptide Y receptor type 5: MDFGFKNHNNRTPTKNTSATTKNFSAWEDYKSSIDDIQYFLIGLYTLISLAGFVGNLLILTALLKRKQKTIINILIGNLAFSDILVVLFCSPFTLTSVLLDQWMFGTIMCHIMPFLQCASVLVSTLILVSIAAVRYRMIKYPLSSNLTAKQGYFLIVTIWAFGFAICSPLPVFHKTVDLSKTLNLEALENRLLCIEAWPSDSYRIAFTITLLLMQYVLPLVCLTASHTSVCRSIGSRLSSKENKLEEKEMINLTLPPSKSTSTQVQPSGHSRWSCTFGRKHHRRYSKKTSSVMPAISRHHQDTDSKDLPETSVTEKSQLSSSSKFIPGIPICFEMKPEENTRIQDVITVSRSIIRIKTRSRRVFCRLTVLILVFGFSWMPLHLFHIVTDFNAALISNRHFKLVYCICHLLGMMSCCLNPILYGFLNNSIKADLISLIPCCQIP; this comes from the coding sequence ATGGATTTTGGATTCAAAAACCATAACAACAGGACACCTACCAAGAACACCTCTGCTACTACAAAGAATTTTTCTGCCTGGGAAGATTATAAGAGCAGTATTGATGACATACAGTACTTTCTTATTGGGCTGTACACACTTATAAGTCTGGCTGGCTTTGTGGGAAATCTGCTTATACTGACGGCTCTACTGAAGCGCAAGCAGAAGACAATAATAAACATTCTTATTGGTAACTTGGCCTTTTCTGACATCTTAGTTGTCCTGTTTTGTTCACCTTTCACGCTGACATCTGTCCTGCTTGACCAGTGGATGTTTGGCACTATCATGTGCCACATAATGCCCTTCCTCCAGTGCGCATCAGTTCTAGTTTCAACTTTGATTTTGGTCTCTATTGCTGCAGTCAGGTACCGTATGATAAAGTATCCCCTTTCTAGCAATTTAACAGCAAAACAAGGCTATTTCTTAATAGTGACCATTTGGGCCTTTGGCTTTGCAATTTGCTCCCCTCTGCCAGTTTTCCATAAAACTGTGGACCTCAGCAAAACTCTGAATTTAGAGGCACTGGAGAACAGGCTCTTGTGTATTGAGGCATGGCCATCTGATTCGTACAGAATTGCCTTTACAATAACCTTGTTGTTGATGCAGTATGTATTGCCACTGGTGTGTTTGACTGCCAGTCACACCAGCGTCTGCAGGAGCATAGGTTCCAGACTGTCAAGCAAGGAAAACAAGttggaagaaaaggagatgaTAAACCTAACGCTTCCTCCCTCTAAGAGTACCAGCACACAGGTGCAGCCCTCTGGCCATTCCAGGTGGAGCTGCACCTTTGGAAGAAAGCACCACAGAAGATACAGTAAAAAGACTTCAAGTGTGATGCCAGCTATTTCAAGGCATCATCAGGATACTGATTCCAAAGACCTCCCAGAAACCTCTGTCACGGAAAAAAGCCAGCTCTCTTCCTCCAGTAAATTCATCCCTGGGATACCCATCTGTTTTGAGAtgaaaccagaagaaaacacaaggaTCCAGGATGTGATTACGGTATCACGATCCATCATCAGAATTAAGACAAGGTCTCGGAGAGTTTTTTGCAGACTGACAGTGCTAATCTTAGTTTTTGGTTTCAGTTGGATGCCTCTTCATCTTTTCCACATTGTGACAGATTTTAATGCCGCTCTCATTTCtaacagacattttaaattagTATATTGCATCTGCCATTTACTGGGTATGATGTCCTGCTGCTTGAATCCCATCCTCTATGGGTTTCTTAACAACAGCATAAAAGCTGATTTAATATCCCTTATTCCATGCTGCCAAATACCATGA